The genomic region AAGTTTCGCGGCGACCTCGTGGCTTGCGCCGCGCTCACCCGCGCCATGCAGGACGGCCAGGTGGAGGCCACGCGCTATCCCCGCAATCCGCTCGACGTCCTCGCCCAGCAGCTGGTGGCCATGTGCGCCGTGGAGTCGTGGCCCGTGGAGGACCTCTACACGGCCGTGCGACGCGCAGCGCCGTTCGCGGAGCTCTCGCGGCCGGCGTTCGAGGGCGTGCTGGACATGCTCTCGGGCCGCTATCCATCCGACGCGTTTGCCGAGCTGCGGCCGCGGCTCACCTGGGATCGCAACGCCGGCACGCTCACCGCGCGCGAGGGCGCCAAGCGCCTGGCCGTCGCGAACGCGGGGACGATTCCGGACCGCGGCTTGTACGGCGTGTTCCTCGCGGGCAGCGAGGGCAAGCCTGGCGCGCGCGTGGGCGAGCTCGACGAAGAGATGGTCTTCGAGTCGAAGGTGGGCGAGACCTTCGTGCTCGGCGCGTCGACGTGGCGGATCCAGGAGATCACCCACGATCGCGTGCTGGTGACGCCCGCGCCGGGCGAGCCCGGCCGCATGCCTTTCTGGCGCGGCGATGCGCCCACCCGACCGCTCGAGCTCGGGCTGCGCATCGGCGCGCTGGTGCGCGAGCTGGGCGAGAGCTCGCCGCGTGCAGCGACCGAGCGGCTGATCCGGCACCACGCGCTCTCCGAGCTCGCCGCCAAGAACTTGCTCGCGTACCTCGCGGATCAGCGCGCGGCCACCAGCGCCGTGCCCGACGATCGAACCATCCTCATCGAGCGCGGCCGCGACGAGGTGGGCGACTGGCGCGTGTGCGTGCTCTCGCCGCTCGGTGGCCAGGTGCACGCGCCGTGGTCGATGGCGGTGGCCGCGAAGATCCGCGCCCAGCTCGGCGCCGAGCCCGAGATCCTCTACACCAACGACGGCTTCGCGCTGCGGCTGCCCGAGAGCGACTCGCCGCCGGATCCGCAGCTCTTCGTGCCCGCGCCCGAGGAGCTGGAGAAGCTGGTGATGGACGAGCTCGGCGGCACCGCGCTCTTCGCCGCGCGCTTTCGCGAGGCGGCCGGGCGCGCGCTGCTCTTGCCCAAGCGTCGGCCCGGGGGACGCACGGCGCTCTGGCAGCAGCGAAAGCGCGCCGCGGATCTGCTCGCCGTCGCGAGTCACCACGCGAGCTTTCCCATGCTGCTCGAGGCGTACCGCGAGTGTCTGCGCGACGTCTTCGACATGCATGCGCTCGAGCGCACGCTCTCGGCGATCCGCGCCGGGCGCACGCGCGTGGAGGTCGCGGATCCACCGAGCCCATCGCCGTTCGCGAGCACGCTGCTCTTCGGCTTCGTGGCCAACTACATCTACGAGGGCGACGCGCCGCTGGCCGAGCGGCGCGCCCAGGCCCTGGCCATCGATCACGCGCAGCTCCGCGAGCTGATGGGCGAGGCCGAGCTCCGCGAGCTCCTGGATCCGCGCGATCTCCACCAGCTCGAGGCCGAGCTCCAGCACCTGGATCCGAAGCGTCACGCGCGCTCGCTGGACGCGGTGCACGACCTGCTGCTCCGACTGGGTGACCTCTCGCGCGCTGAGCTCGCCGCGCGAACGACGGGAGAGCTCGATGCCTGGCTCGCGGCGCTGGAGCGCGCGCAGCGCATCGTGAGGATCCAGCTCGCGGGCGAGGCGCGCTTCATCGCCGTCGAGGATGCCGCGCGCTTCCGAGATGGCGCTGACGTCGAGCTTCCCCAGGGCCTCCCCGCGGCGCTGCTCGAGCCCGTCGCCGACGCGCGCGGCGATCTGCTCGCCCGCTACGGACGCACCCACGGACCCTTCACGGCCAGTGAAGTCGCCAGTCGACTTGGGCTTCCGCTCGGCGAGGTCGAAGTCGGTCTGCGTGCGCGCGTCGATGCAGGGCGGCTGCTCGAAGGCGCGTTCCGGCCCACGGGGACCGGCGCCGAGCTCTGCGACCCGGACGTCCTGCGCACGCTTCGCGCCCGCGCCCGCGCCCGGCTGCGCGCCGAGGTGGAGCCCGTCGAGCCCGCGGTGCTCGGGCGCTTCCTGTCGAGCTGGCAAGGCGTGTCGAAGCCCGGCCGCGGTCGCGAAGCGCTCCTTCGCGCGGTGGAGAAGCTGCAAGGCCTGCCGCTGCCGGCGTCGGTGCTCGAGTCGGAGATTCTTCCCGCGCGCGTGGACGGCTACCTGACCGGCGATCTGGATCCGCTGGCGGCGTCGGGCGAGGTCATCTGGCGCGGCGTGGAGAGGCTCGGCGAACGCGACGGACGCGTCTCGCTCTACCTCGCGGACTCGGCCGCCGAGCTCATCCCGCCCGTGGAGCTGCTGGATCCGCAGCCGGATCTGGATCCGCGCGAGGCCAAGCTGCTGCAACTGCTCGCCGCGCGCGGGGCGTCGTTCTTCAATGAGCTGCACGCGTCGATCGGCGGCTACGCGGGCGCGCTGGTGGAGGCCCTCTGGGGTCTCGTTTGGAAGGGCCTGGTCACCAACGACACCTTGAGCCCGCTGCGCGCGCACGTGGAGTCCGCCGCGCACCGCGAGAAGCGAGAGCGGGCCATGGCGCGCGGTCACCGGGTGGCTCGCAGCGCGCCGCCGGATGCGTCGGGGCGATGGTCGCTGTGGAGCGCGCGCGCCGGATCGCCGTCGACGGTCACCCACTGGTCGGCCCGCCAGGCCCGCGTGCTCCTCGAGCGCTACGGGCTGGTGGGCCGCGAGGTCGCTCGCAGCGAGGCGCTCCCCGGCGGCTTCGGCGCCGTGTATCCCGCACTCAAGGCGATGGAGGACGCGGGCAAGGTGCGCCGCGGCTTCTTCGTCTCCGGGCTCGGCGCCGCGCAGTTCGCGCTCCCGCCCGTGCTCGACCAGCTCCGCGGCCTGCGCGAGCCGCCCGCCCAGCCCGAGGCCCTGCTGCTCGCCGCGGTGGATCCGGCCAACCCCTACGGTGCGGTCTTGCCTTGGCCCGCCACCGACGCGGGACGCCCGCTTCAACGCGCCGCCGGGGCGCACGTGGTGCTCGTGAACGGCGCGCTCGCGGCCTTCGCCAGCAAGGGCGCGCGCCAGGTGCGGCTCTTCCTGCCCGAGAGCGAGCCCGAGCGAACCCAGGCCGTGGAGGCGGTGGTGTCGCGGCTGGCCCGACTCGCCAGCGGCCCGGGTCCGTTCCGAGCGGGCATGCTGGTGGAGGAGCTCGACGGCGGGCCGGCGACCGAGCATCCGACCGCCAGCGCGTTCGCCCGCGCAGGCTTCACCCCGACCGCCCAGGGGCTCCAGCTCCGCCGGGCCGCGACGTGGAGCCTCCCGTAGTCTACGATATATCTTGATATATCCTGAACCGGGTCGACGGGGCTTCGGCCGACCGGGCCTGAGAGCATTGTCGAAAAACGAGCCTCCGGCTCGGCCTGGGGTATGCTGATCCGACGTGGACGGCCGGTCCCGGCATCCCGGAGGAATTCCAACATGAGTGGGCGATACGCCACATGGGCCCTTGCGGCCGCGGCAATCCTGTCTTTCTCCGGTACAGCGCGAGCACAATCGATCAGCTGGACCCTCGTCGGCGGCAACGCCACCTGCGCCGCCACCGGCGGCTGCGCCTGCCCCACGGCGCCACAGATGACCTGCGCCGGCGCGACGTGCACCCTCTCCGGCGACGTCACCTGTGACACCGGCACCGCCGGCGACATCACCGTCGGCGCCGGCGTGACGCTCGCGGTGACGCCGTGGTCGAGCACGGCCACCAGCCAGGGCCAGCTCAACCTGCACGCGCTGCACGGCACCATCAGCGTTGCCGCGGGCGCGGTGATTGACGCCAACTCGGCGGGCTACGCCGGCACGCCGGGCAACGCCTGCACCGGCGGCGGGTGCGTGTGCAGCGCCACCACCACCTGCCAGAACGGCAACGGCTGCGGCCCCGGCTTCGGCGTGGGCGGCCAGTGCGTCCTCGACGGCGCCGGCGGCGGCGGCTACGGCGGCTTCGGCGGCCCGGGCAGCCGCGACAACGTCTGCGGCACCATCGACGCGGCGGGTGGCTCTCCCTACGACCCCAGCCCGAGCACGGTGACCATGGGCTCCGCGGGCGGCTCTGCGGGCTCGGCCGACAACGACAGCGGCGGCACCGGCCCGAGCGGCGGCGGCGCGGTGCAGCTCTTCGGCCAGAACATCGTGGTGGCCGGCACCATCCAGGCCCATGGCGGCAACGGCACCGTCGTGAACAACGACGCCCAGGGCGGCGGCGCCGGCGGCGGCGTGCTCCTCAACGCGCTCGCGGGGCTCACCTGCAGCAGCGGCAACGCGCTCGACGTCCGCGGCGGCAACGGCGGCAGCGTCGACGACAAGGGTGGCGCCGGCGGCGGCGGCCGCGTGAAGATCTTCGCCACCGTCATCACCGGCACCTGCAACTTCCTCACGGCAGCGGGCACGGCCGGCTGCGCGGGCGGCTCGGGCACCGCGGCGGTGGTCACCAACGGGCTCCTGGCCTCGCCGGTGATCGTGAGCCCGCCCACGGGCTCGACCGTGCAGTCGACCCCGACGGTCAGCGGCACGGTCGACGCGTCCGTCTGCGCGCTGGGCACGCCCGTGGTGCGCCTGATGGTGGACGGCGTCTACGAGGCCACCACCGCCACCGTGGACTGCACCACCAACCCCGGCACCTGGACGTTCACGCTCCCCGTCGCCCTGGCCGCGGGAAACCACACCATCCAGGGCTACGCGGAAGTGTCTATCAACGGTTCGGTGATGCAATCCCCGGGCGGCAACACGGTCACCGTGACCGTGCCCGGCACCGCGGGCCTGAACGTCACCATCCAGGTGCCGGCCGCGGGCCTGTACACCAACGCCGCCCTGCCCACGATCTCCGGGGTGGAGAATGGCTCGACCGGACGCGCGGTGAGCGTGAGCGTCACGGACAGCACGGGCAACGTCACCAACTTCAACACCACCGCCCAGAACCTGGGCCCGCCGCGGCCGTGGTCGATCGCCGCGGCGTACACGCCTGCCGCGCAGGGCCTGGTGACCATCGTGGCCACCGTGGTCAACGGCGGGAACACCGCCCACGACACCGTCGCGTACGTCTACGACACCGTCGCGCCCGTGCTCTCCGTGAACGCCACGCCGAGCGTGGGCAGCGGCAGCTTCACCTTCTCCGGCAACTACTCGGACACCACCAGCGGCATCAAGCCGGGCACGCTCACCGTGCAGGTGTGCAACGCGGACTGCTCCACCGGCTGCCAAGCGGTCACCGTCAGCGGCGGCGCGAGCAGCTACTCGGCGACGACCTCGGCGAGCCCGCCGATTCCAGCCACCGACGGCACCTACTGCGCCAAGGCCACCGTGCAGGACCTCGCGGGCAACACCGCCACCACCACCACCACCTTCACCGTCGACAAGACCGCGCCCACGGTGACCATCAACGGCGGCCCGACCCTCGACCAGAGCAACGGCAACGTGAGCGGCACCGAGACCGACACCAACCCGGGCCCGGTGACGGTGACGTACTGCACCGACTCGTGCGCGTCGCTCGCGGGCGGCCCCTGCCCCGCAGCGGACATCGACGCCCAGGTGACCAGCGCGCCCTCCGGCGTGACCTGGTCGGCCAACCCGCCGGCGCTCGCCGACGGCAGCTACTGCGTGATCGCCTCGGCCACCGACGGCGCGGGCAACACCGGCAGCACCACGGCCACGCTCACCGTCGACACCGGGGCGCCGAGCGTCTCCGTGGATCCGAACCTCGGGGCGAGCAAGACGCCCACCACCGTCTGCATCGCCGCGAGCGACGCGAACGGCATCTCCAGCGTCACCGCCACCTATACCGTGGACGGCGCCTCGCAGGGCTCGCTCACCGTCACCCAGCAGGCGTGCACCCAGACCAACGGCCAGCCCGGCCAGTACACGGTCACGGTGCCCGCGCAGACCGGCGATCACACGGTCGCGGTCACCGCCACGGCCACCGACGGCGCGGGCAACAGCGCGCAGTCGACAGGCAGCTTCATGTCCGTCGACCAGGGCCCGGTGCTGGTGCTCACCACCCCCTCGGATCCGACCAACGCCGCCGCGCCCATCCTGCAAGGCAGCGCCACCTCGCCCATCGCCATCACCAACGCCACGCTCACCATCTTCTCCGGCTCGAGCTGCAGCGGCACACCGCTCGCGACGGATGACGTGACGTCGAGCGCAGGCGGCTTCTCCGCAGCGCCCTGGCCCACCACGCCGGTGCCCGCGGGCACGTACTGCGTGGCGCTCACCGCCACCGACGCGCTCGGCAACGTGAGCACCACCACGCTGGTCATCACCGTGGATCCGACCGTCCCGACGATCACCGTGACCGTCTCGCCGGATCCGTCGACGGATCCGCAGCCCACCGCCACCGGCATCGCCTCCAGCGGCGTGGCCTCCGTCGACGTGACCTTCGCGCCCGTGCAGGCCGACGGATCGTGTGGCACCGCCGTCTCCAACGGCACCGCCACCGTGAACGGCGGCACGTACAGCTTCCAGTCGCCGAGCGCGCTGGTGCACGCCGCGGCCTGCGCGCCCTACTGCGTGACCGCCACCGGCCAGGACGCCTCCGGCAACTCGGCGACCGCGTTCGACCGCTTCACCCACTGCAACGCGGCGACCTCCAGCAACTCGCCGATGTCGGTCAC from Deltaproteobacteria bacterium harbors:
- a CDS encoding DEAD/DEAH box helicase, with amino-acid sequence MAKSKQPDALALFHPPVRRWFEQAFAAPTLPQHKGWPAIARGGHTLLLAPTGTGKTLAAFLHCLDRLMFESPRPSERRLRVVYVSPLKALAVDVERNLRAPLQGIARMAAELGEPFRTPEVAIRTGDTPQKERARFSRDPAEILITTPESLFLMLTSNVRETLRSVDTVIIDEIHSLVPTKRGAHLALSLERLDAIAEQKIQRIGLSATQRPLDEVARFLGGVQTPGRARKRAADPDPETEIRDEFATHASVTYRPVEIVDAGIRKPLELTIEVPVEDMARLGEHIPATAPERDEPSRSIWSAIHPRLLELIRAHTSTLIFVNGRRGAERLAGALNELAGEVLVQAHHGSIAREQRQQIEENLKAGTVRGLVATSTLELGIDMGAIDLVVQIEAPPSVASGMQRIGRAGHSVGAPSRGVLFPKFRGDLVACAALTRAMQDGQVEATRYPRNPLDVLAQQLVAMCAVESWPVEDLYTAVRRAAPFAELSRPAFEGVLDMLSGRYPSDAFAELRPRLTWDRNAGTLTAREGAKRLAVANAGTIPDRGLYGVFLAGSEGKPGARVGELDEEMVFESKVGETFVLGASTWRIQEITHDRVLVTPAPGEPGRMPFWRGDAPTRPLELGLRIGALVRELGESSPRAATERLIRHHALSELAAKNLLAYLADQRAATSAVPDDRTILIERGRDEVGDWRVCVLSPLGGQVHAPWSMAVAAKIRAQLGAEPEILYTNDGFALRLPESDSPPDPQLFVPAPEELEKLVMDELGGTALFAARFREAAGRALLLPKRRPGGRTALWQQRKRAADLLAVASHHASFPMLLEAYRECLRDVFDMHALERTLSAIRAGRTRVEVADPPSPSPFASTLLFGFVANYIYEGDAPLAERRAQALAIDHAQLRELMGEAELRELLDPRDLHQLEAELQHLDPKRHARSLDAVHDLLLRLGDLSRAELAARTTGELDAWLAALERAQRIVRIQLAGEARFIAVEDAARFRDGADVELPQGLPAALLEPVADARGDLLARYGRTHGPFTASEVASRLGLPLGEVEVGLRARVDAGRLLEGAFRPTGTGAELCDPDVLRTLRARARARLRAEVEPVEPAVLGRFLSSWQGVSKPGRGREALLRAVEKLQGLPLPASVLESEILPARVDGYLTGDLDPLAASGEVIWRGVERLGERDGRVSLYLADSAAELIPPVELLDPQPDLDPREAKLLQLLAARGASFFNELHASIGGYAGALVEALWGLVWKGLVTNDTLSPLRAHVESAAHREKRERAMARGHRVARSAPPDASGRWSLWSARAGSPSTVTHWSARQARVLLERYGLVGREVARSEALPGGFGAVYPALKAMEDAGKVRRGFFVSGLGAAQFALPPVLDQLRGLREPPAQPEALLLAAVDPANPYGAVLPWPATDAGRPLQRAAGAHVVLVNGALAAFASKGARQVRLFLPESEPERTQAVEAVVSRLARLASGPGPFRAGMLVEELDGGPATEHPTASAFARAGFTPTAQGLQLRRAATWSLP